In one window of Miscanthus floridulus cultivar M001 chromosome 12, ASM1932011v1, whole genome shotgun sequence DNA:
- the LOC136498079 gene encoding receptor protein kinase TMK1-like: MDAAAAAATHHHHLILTITILLAAGAGLVHGTTHPADQAVLDDLRKSLTNPDTLGWPDNGDACGPPAWPHVSCDRSGRVDNLDLKNAGLSGTLPPSLSSLAALRWLSLQGNRLTGALPSFRGMSSLQHAFLNDNDFDGIPGDFFDGGLTDLLEISLSNNQRLNASSGGWALPPGLADSAPQLQVLSLDNCSLSGGIPGFLGRLTGLQNLTLSYNNLSGPVPAALNGSGIQRLWLNNQRGDAKLSGTLDVVVTMTGLQELWLHGNDFSGPIPDAIADCKELYTVRLNNNQLLGLLPPGLAALPALRELKLDNNNLLGPVPALKAPNFTFSGNEFCAANPGDACAPEVMALLQFLADVQYSTRLVGTWSGNDPCAGWLGVTCVQGKVTMLNLPGYALNGTISQSLGNVTTLSDIKLSGNHLTGRVPDSLTKLASLQKLDLSMNDLNGPLPPFSPTVDVNVTSNLNFNTTAPPPDAQPNNSPRGSHSTPGATAGAGGNNAAIPGSGKKASSAVLLGTTIPVAVSVVALISVGAVFFCKRRASVPPQVASVIVHPRNSSDPDNLAKIVVAINDGSSGTSQGNTHSGSSSLTGDVHMIEARNFVIAVQVLRGATRNFAQDNVLGRGGFGVVYKGELHDGTMIAVKRMEAVAVSNKALDEFQAEIAVLTKVRHRNLVSILGYAIEGNERLLVYEYMPNGALSKHLFHWKQFELEPLSWKKRLNIALDVARGMEYLHNLGHHRFIHRDLKSANILLGDDFRAKVADFGLMKDAPDGNYSVATRLAGTFGYLAPEYAVTGKISTKADVFSFGVVLLELITGTTAIDDSRVGEGEETRHLAYWFSQIRKDEEQLRAAIDPTLDVSDDETFESVGVIAELAGHCTAREPSQRPDMGHAVNVLVPMVEKWRPVKDEAEDYLGIDLHLPLLQMVKSWQDAEASTTDGGSILSLEDSKGSIPARPAGFAESFTSADGR; this comes from the exons atggacgccgccgccgccgccgccacccaccaccaccacctcatcCTCACCATCACCATCCTGCTCGCCGCCGGCGCGGGGCTCGTCCACGGAACCACGCACCCGGCGGACCAGGCGGTGCTGGATGACCTCCGCAAATCCCTAACGAACCCGGACACGCTAGGATGGCCGGACAACGGGGACGCGTGCGGTCCGCCCGCGTGGCCGCACGTCTCCTGCGACCGCTCCGGCCGCGTCGACAACCTCGACCTCAAGAACGCCGGCCTGTCCGGCACGCTCCCTCCATCGCTCTCCTCGCTCGCCGCGCTGCGCTGGCTCAGCCTGCAGGGGAACCGTCTCACGGGCGCGCTCCCGTCGTTCCGGGGCATGTCCTCGCTCCAGCACGCCTTCCTCAACGACAACGACTTCGACGGCATCCCGGGCGACTTCTTCGACGGCGGGCTCACCGACCTGCTCGAGATCTCGCTCAGCAACAACCAGCGCCTCAACGCATCCAGCGGCGGGTGGGCGCTCCCGCCGGGACTCGCCGACTCCGCGCCGCAGCTGCAGGTGCTGTCCCTCGACAACTGCAGCCTCAGCGGCGGGATCCCGGGCTTCCTCGGCCGACTCACGGGGCTCCAGAACCTCACGCTCTCATACAACAACCTCTCCGGCCCCGTCCCCGCCGCGCTCAACGGCTCCGGCATCCAGAGGCTCTGGCTCAACAACCAGCGCGGGGACGCCAAGCTGTCCGGCACCCTCGACGTCGTGGTCACCATGACGGGACTCCAGGAGCTCTGGCTCCACGGCAACGACTTCTCCGGGCCCATCCCCGACGCCATCGCCGACTGCAAGGAGCTGTACACCGTCAGGCTCAACAACAACCAGCTCCTCGGCCTCCTGCCGCCTGGCCTCGCCGCGCTCCCCGCGCTCCGGGAGCTCAAGCTCGACAACAACAACCTCCTGGGCCCCGTCCCGGCGCTCAAGGCTCCCAATTTCACCTTCTCCGGGAACGAGTTCTGCGCCGCCAACCCCGGGGACGCATGTGCCCCAGAGGTCATGGCATTGCTCCAATTCCTCGCCGACGTGCAGTACTCGACCAGGCTGGTCGGGACCTGGTCCGGGAACGACCCCTGCGCCGGCTGGCTCGGCGTCACCTGCGTCCAGGGCAAAGTCACCATGCTCAACCTGCCCGGGTACGCACTTAACGGGACCATCAGCCAGAGCCTCGGCAACGTCACCACGCTCTCCGACATCAAGCTCTCCGGCAACCATCTCACCGGCCGGGTGCCGGACAGCCTCACCAAGCTCGCCTCGCTCCAGAAGCTGGACCTGTCCATGAATGACTTGAATGGGCCGCTGCCCCCATTCAGTCCCACCGTGGATGTGAACGTCACCAGCAATCTCAACTTCAACACGACGGCGCCGCCGCCCGATGCGCAGCCAAACAACTCCCCTCGGGGGTCTCATTCTACGCCTGGCGCGACTGCTGGTGCTGGGGGTAATAATGCAGCAATCCCTGGGAGTGGGAAGAAGGCCTCATCAGCTGTGTTGCTGGGCACAACCATTCCAGTCGCGGTGAGCGTGGTCGCCCTGATTTCGGTGGGCGCCGTGTTCTTCTGCAAGAGAAGAGCATCAGTGCCGCCACAGGTAGCCTCTGTCATCGTGCATCCCCGTAATAGCTCTGATCCAGATAACCTGGCCAAGATCGTCGTGGCCATCAACGACGGCAGCAGCGGCACGTCTCAAGGCAACACGCATAGCGGGAGCAGCAGCCTGACTGGCGATGTCCACATGATCGAAGCCCGGAATTTCGTGATTGCAGTGCAGGTCCTCCGTGGCGCCACCAGGAACTTTGCCCAGGACAATGTTCTTGGGCGTGGGGGATTTGGGGTCGTCTACAAAGGGGAGCTGCATGACGGCACCATGATTGCAGTGAAGAGGATGGAGGCTGTGGCGGTCAGCAACAAGGCTTTGGACGAGTTCCAGGCCGAGATTGCTGTTCTGACCAAGGTCCGGCACCGCAATCTGGTGTCGATACTGGGATACGCGATCGAAGGGAACGAGAGGCTGCTGGTTTATGAGTACATGCCCAATGGGGCTCTGAGCAAGCACCTGTTCCACTGGAAGCAGTTTGAGCTGGAGCCTCTCTCGTGGAAGAAGCGGCTCAACATCGCCTTGGATGTTGCTCGTGGGATGGAATATCTGCACAACCTGGGCCATCACCGCTTCATACATAGGGATCTCAAGTCAGCAAACATTCTCCTCGGCGATGACTTCCGGGCAAAGGTGGCGGACTTTGGGCTCATGAAAGATGCGCCGGATGGTAACTACTCTGTAGCGACAAGACTTGCTGGAACGTTTGGGTACTTGGCTCCTGAGTATGCAG TGACAGGGAAGATCTCAACAAAGGCAGACGTCTTCAGCTTCGGGGTAGTGCTGCTGGAGCTGATAACAGGGACGACGGCCATCGACGACAGCCGCGTGGGCGAGGGCGAGGAGACCCGTCACCTGGCGTACTGGTTCAGCCAGATCCGGAAGGACGAGGAGCAGCTGCGGGCGGCCATCGACCCGACCCTGGACGTGAGCGACGACGAGACCTTCGAGAGCGTGGGCGTGATCGCGGAGCTCGCGGGGCACTGCACGGCCCGGGAGCCGTCGCAGCGTCCGGACATGGGGCACGCGGTGAACGTGCTGGTGCCGATGGTGGAGAAGTGGAGGCCCGTGAAGGACGAGGCTGAGGACTACCTGGGCATCGACCTGCACCTGCCGCTGCTGCAGATGGTGAAGAGCTGGCAGGACGCGGAGGCCAGCACGACGGACGGTGGCAGTATCCTGAGCCTCGAGGACAGCAAGGGCAGCATCCCCGCTCGCCCCGCCGGGTTCGCCGAGTCGTTCACCTCGGCCGACGGCCGGTGA
- the LOC136498077 gene encoding uncharacterized protein: MGELAATTSPPPPASTAAAVVPVVFVDGEQSVDLGTVTVQPSLGGVKRLQAVVADRVGVAPHQISASLARPRRARRVPLDDATDLAAAVAREGSGCYVVAGLRRSRRERRGGRSRRDRKGANGAGAVEKTILKRLPPTDLASLVGPPPPLSLPAAPAPPLLLDGWGYDDYEARLRELQRQRDWYLMSTAGAGPDPSYFHLAAAGHPEHEDPAALWSPRLRPSPCPECEAAAAAMRQPAFHWCVRDAVVSAGFRSHVGPIERPPKKTPSPPPTLPPPSPGRLPGLLGMPVY, from the coding sequence ATGGGGGAGCTAGCGGCGACGACCTCGCCCCCGCCGCCCgcgtccaccgccgccgccgtggtgCCGGTGGTCTTCGTCGACGGCGAGCAGAGCGTGGACCTGGGCACGGTCACCGTGCAGCCGTCGCTGGGCGGCGTGAAGCGGCTGCAGGCCGTGGTGGCGGACCGCGTGGGCGTCGCGCCGCACCAGATCTCGGCGTCCCTGGCGCGGCCCCGGCGCGCGCGCCGcgtgccgctcgacgacgccaccgacctcgccgccgccgtcgcgcggGAGGGCAGCGGGTGCTACGTCGTCGCGGGGCTCCGCCGGTCCCGCCGCGAGCGCCGGGGCGGACGGTCCCGCCGCGACAGGAAGGGAGCCAACGGCGCGGGGGCGGTGGAGAAGACCATCCTGAAGCGCCTCCCGCCCACGGATCTGGCGTCCCTGGTCGGCCCTCCCCCTCCGCTTTCCCTTCCCGCGGCTCCGGCCCCGCCGCTCTTGCTCGACGGGTGGGGCTACGACGACTACGAGGCGCGGCTGCGGGAGCTGCAGCGGCAGCGCGACTGGTACCTGATGAGCACCGCCGGGGCGGGTCCGGACCCGTCCTACTTCCATTTGGCGGCGGCGGGGCATCCGGAGCACGAGGACCCGGCGGCGCTGTGGTCCCCGCGGCTTCGCCCGTCCCCTTGCCCCGAgtgcgaggcggcggcggcggccatgcggCAGCCGGCGTTCCACTGGTGCGTGCGCGACGCGGTGGTCTCCGCGGGGTTCCGCTCCCACGTGGGTCCCATCGAGCGCCCGCCGAAGAAGACCCCGTCTCCTCCGCCGACTCTGCCGCCGCCGAGCCCCGGCCGCCTCCCGGGCCTCCTCGGCATGCCCGTCTACTGA
- the LOC136498076 gene encoding exocyst complex component EXO70A1-like: protein MESLAQRAALLRESLQKSQQVTDAVVSILGSFDSRLTALDSAMRPIQVRTHAVRTAHENIDRTLRSADVILTQFDRTREAEREIQKGPHENLQGFLDAVDRLRSIEIFFSSNRSYRSSDGVLNHVNALLSKALVKMEGEFQNQLSQRSKPMEPDRLFDCLPSTLRPSSESQPEGGKNPSENQQNSEAAVYSPPALIEPKFVPLLSKLAQQLVQAGCQQQCSEIYSEARSSALESSLKNLGVEKLSKDEVQKMPWEILESKIGNWIHFMRIAVKLLFAGERQLCDQVFECSQSLRDKCVAAITKNSLATLLSFGEAIAMSKRSPEKLFVLLDMYEIMCELQTEIDTIFVGESCSQMRDSSLSLTKCLAQTAQKTFSDFEEAVEKDATKNIHTDGTVHPLTSYVINYVKFLFDYQSTLKQLFQEFKKEDGTGSELAAVTMKIMQALQNNLEAKAKQYKDPALMHIFLMNNIHYIVKSVRRSEAKDLLGDDWIQRHRRIVQQNANQYRRIAWSKVLQCLSGQGLTSSGGSGQVGSDGGNSSGASRAAVKERFRSFNVLFEEIYQKQCGWSVPDTELRESLRLAVAEILLPAYRSFIKRFGPLIENSKAPGKYVKHTPEQLELLLGNLFEGKQERA, encoded by the exons ATGGAGAGCCTCGCGCAGCGCGCCGCGCTGCTGCGGGAGTCGCTGCAGAAGAGCCAGCAGGTCACGGACGCCGTCGTCTCCATCCTCGGCTCCTTCGACAGCCGCCTCACCGCGCTCGACTCCGCCATGCGCCCCATCCAG GTGAGGACGCACGCCGTGCGGACCGCGCACGAGAACATCGACCGCACGCTGCGCTCCGCGGATGTGATCCTCACCCAGTTCGACCGAACTCGAGAG GCAGAGCGTGAAATACAGAAGGGTCCGCATGAGAACCTTCAAGGCTTTCTAGATGCAGTTGATCGGTTGAGAAGTATCGAGATTTTCTTTAGTTCAAATCGGAGTTACCGTAGCAGCGATGGGGTGCTCAACCATGTAAACGCCCTCCTTTCTAAGGCCCTTGTGAAGATGGAGGGTGAATTCCAGAATCAATTGTCCCAACGCAG CAAACCGATGGAACCTGATCGTCTTTTTGATTGTCTTCCGAGTACACTTCGACCATCGTCTGAATCTCAGCCTGAAGGTGGGAAAAACCCATCCGAAAATCAGCAAAACTCAGAGGCTGCTGTATATAGTCCTCCTGCTCTTATTGAGCCAAAGTTTGTTCCACTACTATCTAAATTAGCGCAACAGTTGGTTCAAGCCGGATGCCAACAGCAATGCTCAGAAATATACAG CGAAGCTCGTTCTTCAGCTTTAGAATCAAGTTTGAAGAACTTGGGTGTCGAAAAACTGAGCAAAGATGAAGTGCAGAAAATGCCGTGGGAAATTTTGGAGTCCAAAATAGGGAATTGGATTCATTTCATGCGAATTGCT GTCAAACTTCTTTTTGCTGGGGAGCGGCAGCTTTGCGACCAAGTTTTTGAGTGCAGTCAATCTTTGAGGGATAAGTGCGTTGCTGCAATAACAAAGAACAGTCTGGCTACACTACTCAGTTTTGGAGAGGCAATTGCTATGAGTAAACGGTCACCAGAGAAACTGTTTGTTCTGCTAGACATGTATGAGATAATGTGCGAACTTCAAACAGAG ATTGACACCATTTTTGTTGGAGAATCATGTTCGCAAATGCGCGACTCTTCACTGAGTTTAACAAAATGCTTAGCACAAACAGCGCAAAAGACTTTCAGTGATTTTGAAGAAGCTGTTGAAAAGGATGCAACAAAGAATATTCATACTGATGGAACAGTTCATCCTTTAACGAGCTATGTGATCAACTATGTTAAGTTTTTATTTGA CTACCAGTCAACTCTAAAGCAGCTTTTCCAGGAGTTCAAAAAGGAAGATGGAACAGGTTCTGAGCTGGCAGCTGTAACAATGAAAATCATGCAAGCCTTACAAAATAATTTAGAAGCAAAAGCAAAACAATACAAGGATCCTGCCTTGATGCACATATTTTTGATGAACAACATTCACTATATCGTCAAATCTGTCCGCAG ATCAGAAGCCAAGGATTTGTTGGGTGATGACTGGATTCAAAGGCACCGAAGGATTGTACAGCAAAACGCCAATCAGTATAGAAGGATTGCTTGGTCGAAG GTGTTGCAATGCCTCTCTGGTCAAGGTTTGACTTCATCAGGTGGTAGTGGTCAGGTAGGAAGTGATGGTGGCAATAGCAGTGGAGCTTCAAGAGCAGCTGTGAAGGAGAG ATTCAGGTCTTTCAATGTGTTATTCGAAGAGATCTACCAGAAGCAATGTGGCTGGTCTGTTCCAGACACTGAGCTGCGCGAGTCACTAAGACTCGCGGTTGCTGAAATCCTGTTGCCTGCCTACCGATCTTTCATAAAACGTTTTGG GCCTCTCATTGAGAATAGCAAAGCACCTGGAAAATACGTGAAGCACACTCCCGAGCAACTCGAGCTGCTGCTAGGCAATTTATTTGAGGGGAAACAAGAACGAGCTTGA
- the LOC136497208 gene encoding nudix hydrolase 26, chloroplastic-like: MVVAAARCLAVKPLPLALVHHSRSAPSSALRLPRTASARPPRFASCSTSAPPPLVAVASMDAPPQGYRTNVGICLADPSLTKIFSASRLDIPSAWQMPQGGIDAGEEPRAAAFRELREETGVTSAEIVAEAPNWLTYDFPPDVRHKLNARWGTDWKGQAQKWFLFRLTGNDDEINLNGDGSEKPEFGEWTWMTPQEVIEKAVEFKKPVYEEALKHFAPYLQSDPTAAS, encoded by the exons ATGGTGGTGGCGGCCGCACGCTGCCTCGCTGTAAAGCCCTTGCCCCTCGCCCTCGTCCACCACAGCCgctccgcgccctcctccgcgctccGCCTCCCCCGAACCGCCAGCGCCAGGCCGCCGCGCTTCGCCTCCTGCTCgacctccgcgccgccgccgctcgtcgCCGTCGCATCCATGGACGCGCCGCCCCAGGGCTACCGCACCAACGTCGGCATCTGCCTCGCCGACCCATCGCTCACCAAG ATTTTCTCGGCTTCTAGGCTCGACATTCCTAGCGCGTGGCAGATGCCTCAG GGTGGTATAGATGCAGGGGAAGAACCAAGGGCGGCTGCCTTCAGGGAATTGAGAGAAGAAACCGGTGTCACATCCGCGGAGATTGTAGCTGAG GCTCCTAACTGGTTAACATATGATTTCCCGCCGGATGTGAGGCACAAACTGAATGCTAGGTGGGGAACCGATTGGAAAGGCCAAGCTCAAAAATG GTTTTTATTTAGACTTACTGGAAATGATGATGAGATTAACCTTAATGGTGATGGGTCTGAGAAGCCAGAGTTTGGTGAATGGACATGGATGACTCCTCAGGAAGTTATTGAAAAG GCAGTTGAATTTAAGAAACCTGTATATGAGGAGGCATTGAAACACTTTGCCCCCTACCTACAGTCAGATCCAACCGCTGCATCATAG